In the genome of Oscillatoria salina IIICB1, one region contains:
- a CDS encoding BrnT family toxin translates to MDVYFVLNGITFVWNEEKARKNPLKHDGVTFEQAAESFFDPFLKVIDASRNEEARDAIIGLDTNWNLLFIVHLAFENNLIRIISARQATRKEREYYEN, encoded by the coding sequence ATGGATGTCTACTTTGTGTTGAATGGAATTACCTTCGTCTGGAATGAGGAGAAAGCTAGGAAAAATCCTCTTAAACACGATGGAGTTACATTTGAACAAGCAGCAGAAAGCTTTTTCGATCCATTTCTAAAAGTAATTGATGCCAGTCGCAATGAGGAAGCACGAGATGCCATAATTGGTTTAGATACTAATTGGAATCTTTTATTTATTGTTCACTTAGCTTTTGAAAATAACCTCATCCGAATTATTTCAGCCCGTCAAGCTACTCGAAAAGAGCGAGAATACTATGAAAATTGA
- a CDS encoding DUF4209 domain-containing protein produces the protein MKIETLQQRLSKNRPTTSVTINIPEDVIEDLKRIAPKLGFSNYQSLIRAYIGQGLRVDLERLENDPVTALIALALLDASPKVSSLRQEVQKFRISQASVDETEEGLMYDSAIQYQKRFAQDRIEPVRKQINLKKSLQENDLLPIVTDSYFVPEERKYLFAKGLYAGLIGDFVTSTHLLIPQIENSIRCLVEKPDVITYKLDDIQFDIQEEHNLNNTLERPEIISIFDENTLFNLKSLLFGSNLKHRMARGLINDSEFSSSLMSYLWWLTLRLCCLLSSNYQQKLENSDPWVRFAGIFKDDPIFDEFVEDMAAYRGEINAELTEDEVTYEESQST, from the coding sequence ATGAAAATTGAAACTTTGCAACAACGTTTATCGAAAAATCGCCCGACAACTTCGGTGACTATTAATATTCCAGAAGATGTGATCGAAGACCTCAAGCGAATTGCGCCCAAGCTTGGTTTTTCTAATTATCAATCGCTAATTCGTGCTTATATTGGGCAAGGACTACGAGTAGATTTAGAACGCTTGGAAAACGATCCGGTTACTGCGTTAATTGCTTTGGCTTTATTGGATGCTTCACCTAAAGTTTCTTCCCTTCGACAAGAGGTTCAGAAATTCAGGATAAGTCAAGCTAGCGTTGATGAAACAGAAGAAGGTTTAATGTACGACTCAGCAATACAATATCAAAAACGTTTTGCTCAAGATCGTATCGAACCTGTGCGAAAGCAAATTAACTTAAAAAAATCTCTACAAGAGAATGACTTATTGCCAATTGTGACGGACAGTTATTTCGTTCCAGAAGAACGTAAATATTTATTCGCAAAAGGACTTTACGCTGGATTAATCGGAGATTTTGTGACCTCCACCCATCTTCTCATTCCCCAAATTGAGAATTCTATACGTTGTCTAGTCGAAAAACCCGATGTTATCACTTATAAACTCGACGATATTCAATTCGATATTCAGGAGGAACACAACTTGAATAACACTCTCGAACGTCCAGAGATTATATCAATTTTTGATGAAAACACCCTCTTTAACCTTAAGAGTTTACTGTTTGGAAGTAATCTAAAACACCGTATGGCTCGTGGTTTAATTAATGATAGTGAATTTTCAAGTTCTTTAATGTCTTATCTATGGTGGCTCACTCTCCGGTTGTGTTGTTTGCTAAGTTCAAACTATCAACAAAAGCTGGAAAACTCCGATCCTTGGGTCAGATTTGCTGGTATATTCAAAGACGATCCAATTTTTGATGA